One Idiomarina loihiensis L2TR genomic window carries:
- a CDS encoding efflux RND transporter permease subunit, whose protein sequence is MSDQQLNNHPDSNDLPSVSIRRPVLIVVLNVLIAIAGLAALMGVEVRELPDVDRPVVGVSATLPGGAPETVDAEVTSILEGAAARVSGVESIQSSSEENSARISIEFRPGVDLDVVAAEVREAVNQVRRELPDDVEQINVQKADSDARSVLDIAVSSDSLTQEELTRRLETDLSPEFLAINGVADVRLNGDRERVLRVDLDPLKLVSFGLSVTDVADALRLAPFDVPAGSLRSTDQRLIVRADATAITEDQVENIIVSGDTRIGDVAQAYFAPADANSFVRLDGKPVVGLGVIRQAGSNTIEISDQALAVLERLRERFPDMEMRITNDDAQFIRKSVAEVVTTLAITIVLVVATLWVFIGSFRATIIPAFSIPVALFGAIAAIWLMGFSINILTLLALVLATGLIVDDAIVVTENIQRRRSMGLGSRAAAVLATREVFFAVVATTAVLVAVFVPIAFLPSTAGRLFREFGGVLAAAVVISSFVALSLVPAFTARLPKSAGQNNRFAGIGNAFKRFYKRTLHKALDFSWVVVVLSLLSAGGGALLYNEIDSELMPNEDRGAVRVFSRGPDGVGLKFMDRQARKLEEVLLEYKESGDIESIYTVVGQWDPNLVFITANLKPWEERDISQQEIINNIREPLSQVPGAPGQAFGDNSLNLRGQGGGLEMAITGENYDEIFKVAREFTAIIKERMPDLGNINVSYQPTQPQLRVKIDRRRAAELGVSLNDISATLRAAINGDDVADLNVGDQQIPVMLRTRNNLIQSPQDMQNLYVSSSSGDLVPISSVSEIIEEGVSAELERQAQRRAIEVDVQLPDDMPMSDVVDQLRTIAGEVLPDSMGLVFLGEAATFEDTSQEIAMTYILAFLIVLLVLAAQFESLNSAVVVMLTVPFGIAAAIYALFLTGTSLNIYSQIGLVMLIGLLAKNSVLLVEFADQLRDRGLEVREAIEEASLIRLRPIMMTLVSTVLGGLPLILSSGAGAEARNSIGWVVFGGLGLATLFTLYLTPVLYLWLARFTKPRADEAARLESEMEAARESGH, encoded by the coding sequence ATGTCAGATCAACAACTGAATAATCATCCGGATTCTAACGATTTACCTTCGGTATCAATTCGCCGCCCGGTACTGATTGTTGTCCTGAATGTTCTTATCGCCATTGCCGGTTTGGCCGCGTTAATGGGCGTAGAAGTACGGGAGTTACCGGATGTCGACCGGCCTGTTGTCGGCGTTAGCGCAACACTTCCAGGCGGTGCACCAGAAACGGTGGACGCAGAAGTAACCAGTATTCTGGAAGGTGCGGCGGCTCGTGTTTCTGGCGTGGAATCTATCCAGTCTTCGAGTGAAGAAAATAGCGCGCGTATTTCAATTGAATTCCGTCCCGGAGTTGACTTAGATGTGGTGGCCGCGGAGGTTCGTGAGGCGGTTAATCAGGTGCGTCGGGAATTACCCGATGACGTCGAACAAATTAACGTGCAAAAAGCTGACAGCGATGCGCGTTCGGTGTTGGATATTGCCGTTAGCAGCGACAGTTTGACTCAGGAAGAGCTGACTCGCCGACTGGAAACTGATTTGTCGCCTGAATTTCTGGCAATTAACGGAGTAGCGGATGTCCGGTTAAATGGTGACCGGGAACGAGTATTACGCGTTGACCTGGACCCTCTTAAATTGGTGAGCTTTGGCTTATCTGTAACGGACGTAGCTGACGCGCTGCGTTTAGCGCCTTTTGATGTGCCTGCCGGTAGTTTGCGTTCAACCGATCAGCGGCTAATTGTCCGGGCCGATGCCACTGCGATTACCGAAGATCAGGTTGAGAATATTATAGTCAGTGGCGATACCCGTATTGGAGATGTTGCACAAGCTTATTTTGCGCCTGCAGACGCAAACAGCTTTGTTCGCCTGGACGGCAAACCGGTTGTTGGTCTTGGTGTTATACGCCAGGCTGGTTCCAATACTATAGAGATTTCTGATCAGGCGTTAGCGGTACTTGAACGCCTGCGTGAGCGTTTTCCTGATATGGAAATGCGTATTACCAATGACGATGCGCAGTTTATTCGCAAGTCAGTAGCTGAAGTGGTGACGACCCTTGCCATTACCATTGTTTTGGTTGTCGCAACCTTGTGGGTATTCATTGGTTCATTCCGTGCGACTATTATTCCGGCATTCTCTATTCCTGTTGCATTGTTCGGTGCTATTGCTGCTATTTGGTTGATGGGCTTTTCCATTAATATTCTGACCTTGCTGGCTCTGGTGTTGGCAACAGGCCTGATAGTTGATGATGCCATTGTGGTTACCGAGAATATTCAACGACGCCGTAGCATGGGGCTTGGTAGCCGTGCTGCTGCCGTATTAGCCACCCGCGAAGTGTTTTTTGCGGTAGTGGCAACGACGGCCGTGTTGGTTGCAGTGTTTGTACCAATTGCGTTTTTACCTTCAACAGCCGGGCGTTTATTCCGCGAGTTTGGCGGTGTGCTTGCGGCTGCAGTGGTCATTTCTTCTTTTGTTGCTTTGTCTCTGGTACCGGCTTTTACTGCTCGTCTGCCGAAATCAGCCGGGCAGAATAACCGATTTGCGGGAATCGGCAACGCCTTTAAGCGGTTCTATAAACGAACGTTGCACAAAGCCCTCGATTTTAGCTGGGTTGTGGTGGTTTTGTCTTTGTTATCTGCTGGCGGCGGCGCGCTGCTTTACAATGAAATTGACAGCGAGCTTATGCCCAATGAAGACCGTGGGGCGGTCCGGGTATTTTCGCGCGGGCCTGACGGGGTTGGCCTTAAATTTATGGATCGTCAGGCTCGTAAGCTTGAAGAAGTGCTGCTGGAGTATAAAGAAAGCGGTGACATAGAGTCGATTTATACTGTTGTTGGTCAGTGGGACCCGAACCTGGTTTTCATTACGGCAAACCTCAAACCCTGGGAAGAACGAGATATTAGCCAACAGGAAATTATTAATAATATTCGGGAACCGTTGAGTCAGGTTCCAGGCGCACCGGGACAGGCCTTTGGTGACAACAGCCTGAACTTGCGAGGCCAGGGGGGCGGCCTGGAAATGGCTATTACCGGCGAAAATTATGACGAGATCTTTAAGGTTGCTCGTGAATTTACCGCCATTATTAAAGAACGTATGCCTGATTTGGGTAACATTAATGTCTCCTATCAACCGACGCAGCCGCAGTTGAGGGTCAAAATTGACCGTCGTCGAGCCGCGGAGCTGGGGGTATCATTAAATGATATATCCGCAACTTTACGTGCTGCCATTAACGGCGATGACGTAGCCGACTTAAACGTGGGAGACCAGCAAATTCCGGTTATGCTGCGCACCCGTAATAATTTAATTCAGTCGCCGCAGGACATGCAGAACCTTTATGTATCGTCAAGCAGCGGTGATCTGGTTCCTATTTCCAGTGTTTCCGAAATTATTGAAGAAGGCGTGTCAGCAGAGCTTGAGCGTCAAGCACAGCGGCGAGCGATAGAAGTAGATGTACAATTGCCTGATGACATGCCTATGTCAGACGTTGTTGACCAGTTGCGTACTATAGCCGGAGAAGTTTTGCCTGATAGTATGGGGTTGGTCTTTTTAGGGGAAGCCGCAACATTTGAAGACACCTCGCAGGAAATTGCTATGACTTATATTCTGGCGTTCCTGATTGTTCTGCTGGTCCTCGCCGCTCAGTTTGAGTCATTAAACAGTGCAGTGGTCGTTATGCTGACCGTGCCTTTTGGCATTGCCGCAGCTATTTACGCCTTATTCCTGACCGGCACTTCACTGAACATTTATTCTCAAATTGGATTGGTGATGCTGATAGGTCTGCTGGCGAAAAACTCTGTATTGCTGGTTGAATTTGCTGACCAGTTGCGGGACCGGGGATTAGAGGTTCGTGAGGCGATAGAAGAGGCGTCATTGATACGTTTACGGCCTATTATGATGACACTGGTATCCACGGTTCTGGGTGGCTTACCGCTTATTCTGTCTTCTGGTGCGGGCGCTGAAGCACGTAATTCAATTGGTTGGGTTGTATTTGGTGGTCTAGGACTGGCAACTCTGTTTACGCTTTACCTGACCCCAGTACTCTATTTGTGGTTAGCGCGTTTCACCAAGCCGCGTGCCGATGAAGCCGCTCGTCTTGAAAGTGAAATGGAAGCGGCGAGAGA